In a genomic window of Scheffersomyces stipitis CBS 6054 chromosome 4, complete sequence:
- a CDS encoding predicted protein, with product MLSRITARRWVGVSSRCSLSTRFYSSKLSTEYTPGPPRLPKEQQEEFERLQNIANSQIAIEEYNDQIRETGSANSDAVVPDQPVLKSDIGTFQVLKTIPEFEGEVNPKTGEIGGPKQDPLKHGDWSFNGRVTDF from the coding sequence ATGTTGTCCCGTATAACAGCTAGAAGATGGGTTGGTGTATCGAGCCGTTGTTCACTTTCTACTCGTTTCTACAGTAGCAAGCTTTCTACAGAATATACCCCGGGTCCACCTCGTTTACCTAAAGAACAGCAAGAGGAGTTCGAGAGGTTGCAGAACATTGCCAACTCTCAGATAgctattgaagaatacaatgACCAGATCCGCGAGACCGGTTCTGCAAATAGTGACGCAGTTGTTCCTGATCAACCAGTTCTCAAAAGTGATATTGGAACTTTTCAGGTCTTAAAGACAATTCCAGAGTTCGAAGGAGAAGTCAACCCCAAGACGGGAGAAATCGGAGGACCAAAGCAGGATCCTTTGAAGCACGGTGATTGGTCATTTAACGGTAGAGTCACGGACTTCTAG